The sequence ttttgTCAAccttttaaaatataataaagatCAAATGCAGGGGCAATTTTACATATACAAGTGGCGCACGCTTTGTGCTGTAGGCCAACatgtgatgaatgaatgaacctaAGGCCATTAGGGCCGTTCAATTGTGTGTTCAGTTCAAAACCCATCTAGAATGTCCACATAAAGGCACACACATTGCAGCGTAgagataaagaaaaataaaataaacgcatgCTGTGAAACTGCACTTTTATCTTCAAAgatcactgtgtgtgtgtgtatgtgtttgtgtgtgggtttAAAACAGCACAACTGCGGTAGTGCGGGTAACCTTTATCACTTGGTGGCACACACGAAGGGCACATGTCCATTTTGGCAGACTGCCAGTATGCGTGTGCTTGTGGGTCTGatggagagagagcgagggggggtgagagagagagagagagagagagagagagagcaaaagaGAGAGAAGCATTTATTTGGTCTAAATTCTAGTTGACTGTCACCTAATTGTCAGCATAGTTTGCCAAATTCCCCAAAACAGTCAACTAGATGCGCCAGTTCTTATGCCAAGAGCATGTTGACCAATCTACCAAACTAGGGCCCAGATGATGACGGTACGATAAAGGTACAATGGTGGATGCCCGGAGTCCGCTGACCCATTCAGCCCCCCCCGGACGCCCTTGATGTAGAGCTAGGACAGAGTTTAGAGAGAGGATagtgagagaagagagagagcgagatgaGAGAGAGGGAGATGAAGAGGAGCGTGAGAATCACCGCGTTGCGCTGCAGTGTTCAGCTGCATTCATTGCGCGCACGCGTGTTGGCGTGATGGTTCTGATCGGCGCAGCCATCAAAGGCGTCTTCAAGTATCTCAAAAAGAACACGGGTGAGTTTATTCTCATCTGTGCATGCTTGCTGTGTGaccgtttttttgtaaaggaCAACTTCGGGTGCATGAAACAGTGGTTACCATAGCAACCACCTCAGTACCTGTGTCGAGGTCCACCGCAGAACGGCGGCCTGATTTCTTCCTCCTGTCTGCAGCAAAGGAGGACGACCGCTGGTCCATCCACTACACTACCCAGAAGCCCCAGCAGGGTCTCTTCTTCATCCGTGCAAAAAAGCAACACGCGAGCGCCGAGGACTTGCAAGGTCAGAGTTGATTCAAGATTGAATACATGTGACAAGATCATACGGGACGTGGGCACTGTAATTTAACATTACGTTGATTTCAATGACACTactgccttgagatatgagctaAATTCCTTACATgaccattaggggtgtgccaaaaaatcgattcataaaagaatcaagattctcatttattaatcgaattgaatcgatattaatatccaaaaatcgattttatttaaattagaaatgaagaagaaggggaaaaggcagttgtagcccacatgctgtttttgtggaaaaaaagccacatacaatacaaaattaataaatgtttaaacaaaaaaaaaagacactttaatgtctctatttgtcattttgttttgcaaagcagactggagaaGAACATGACAATTTTGTGCATatataaattgaagcagaagtcatttgtcaatcaaataattttgaatcgaaaatcgtttgaatcgagaattgaaaaacgattctgaatcgaatcgtagacccaaaaatcgtaatcgaatcgaatcgtgagacagtcaaagattcccagctctAGTGACCATGTTTGTATCTCGAGAGTTTTACTATCATTGTTCCCATTAAATTTAagcctcttattttttttttttttttttttttttttttttttttttttttaaagaattgttcGAGTTGTTTGCTGCCACTATACAGTATTCTATCTACAtcactgcaaactacaaccacaatgataaaataacataaaactgaatggaaattATATAAATGTCATGAACTGATGTTGATTAAAAACTTTATGCAATAAATGAATTCCAAAACAAATCTCCAAATGGCCTGTTGACATTGTACCACGAGGAAGGTTttggacaaaacaaaatgtttttttttttttttatgctgtatGTGTGTCTTGCAGCATATAGCAGCGTGACTCAGCATGGAGACAGCAAACCTACCACCTCTCTGCTCTGCACCCCGAGCCCCACCTCCTTCACATCGCCAGGACTCTGCCAATCAGAGGGCAGGGTGCACAGGCGATGGAGAGACAAAAGCAGGAAGGTGGTGAGAGAGATTGACAAGGCTGCAAattgaaacacaaacacagtcAGTGTTCAACATAAATGAGTCCAACCCGAtagatttgtgagaaaaaaaataaatcttgattGTGCTTTTATAATGAATATTTTCTATGGTATTGTACGCTACAAAATGCTCCTATGAATATGCATCAGTTTATACAGCGCTTGTTCTCATTTCACCTTTGGTTGCGATTGATTGGTGACCAGTGCAAGGCTCAGCCCCAGCTGACCCCTGACCCTAAAGAGAACCACTGTGATAGAAAATGGAAAGGATGGATGATTGATCACTCAATGAATGCAAAACCTACTTTTCGAGGGGGTGCACTTATTTATGTTGTCCATTGAACATCATGAGCATGAGACTTAACTTTACtgcatcacatttaaaatggagGTCTTTACTATTCAATTACACACAACTGTACAAGCTCCATTTGAAGGTCTGTAGTTAAATGTCTAATTTGCTTTAGTCGTCTCACTGTCTCTTCTTCTATCCGTCCTTTTGTCGCCTCAGAGGTCCACATTTTGGGACTTTCTCTCTCAGTCGTGCTTTTCTGTTTGTCTCGAGTCGTCAGTTTGGAGAAGAAAGGTAAACATGGACCCCTAGAATAGACTATAGAGTAGAACAGTGCCTTGACCCAGAGTTGTTCCCCCAACATAATACGTATGTACCTTAATCCAGATGGGTTTTGGAAAAACAACAGTTCTCTGACTGTTAAGTTTTCGggccttgatttaaaaaataaataaataaataaataaataataataataataataataataataataaaaatatttttattattattattattattattattattattgttattattattattattattattattattatatattaattaatactTAATTCGGGTAAGTTTCTCAGACATCATCTGCCTCCACTATTGAAAATAATCTGAAACCTAAAGCTAGTGTGCACACATAttttaacatcttaaaaatatatcacagattatttcattttaatttcattttttaaaatgtacttgAAGTGTCAGAGAAATCTAATAATTGggtatttgctgactttgactGGAAATTGTGGAAATCTCATTAGTATGCGTACACCCTGCTTAAAAGGTTAAAGCAAGCTTGAAAGAATTTAAAGGGGAaaacaaccttaaacatttcttgacaatatgttatatgtcacctaactagtttaaacatgacattctgattaattaatattacatttatggaatataAGTTAAGCAGTAAAATACAGCCGTTTTCATCagtatcagaaggcagccattttgccacttgctgtcgagtgaaaatgacatcacagttgctcaggtctccggctacaaccaatcacagctcagcttcagaaaaagctgtgattggtcattgcctcaGCCTTGAGGaattgtcatcttcagtcaacagcaagtggcaaaacagCCACCCcctcgagatggataaaaacggctggattttgctgcttaactcgtattccactaacacaatattaaccagaatattgtatttagactagtggggttgcatagaacatattattgtcaagaattttttctttTGAGTAGACTTCTCCTTTAAGTACGTTTCAACTATCTGAGTGACTGTTCCAGCGGTTCAATCCAACCCGTCCCCGATAGATTAGACTAAATTTAAAGTAGACTTACCCAGGAGAATAAACCAAGATGTTGTCTCAGTCCTCAGCCTCCTCGGATGAAGAGGAAACGGTCATCCTCAACGACACACGTCCTCTGACCCCACTCGTCCTCAACCCAATTGATCTCACCACCTGTTGGGACGTCTTTGCTTGCGAGACGGAGCTTGGCGTGAAGGCAGAGGCCATCCCCCGACTCCCGACCCCAGAGGAGAAGATGAGGCAACAGGCAGATGCTGTGACAGCTGAAATAGTTACGATCAACGTAACAGGTGGGCACCGAGCCTGGTTTCAGGTTAGGATGCGATTTGGGCCTTAGTTGAAATGGAAAGTGAAGCACAATCCAAGTCAAGGTTGAAAAATGATTTGAGCTTCCACTTGTGTTCGGGCCATGATGAGTCTTAATCGAACATTTTGTATCTTCAACATTGGCGACAGGTCAGAGTTTTGATCGCCAGGCCAGCTTCAGAAAAGTGGCTTGCAACACAGACTCCTCATCCCGCCACCATCGGAATCTAAGCCGCCGCATGACACATGTCACTGAGAACCCTGTCGATGTCATCAATAAACAAGGTAACACTCTAGTTCAatgattcccaaccactgtgCAACCATCAGGTGTCATGTGGGAAATTATGAAATTTCACCAAAAGCGGAAGTTAACCTGAAAATAATTTCAtgacagtaatatgttctgtgcagccccactagtctaaattcggtattctggttaatattgcgttagtggaataagagttaagtagcaaaatccagcagtttttatccatctctgggggaggccattttgccgcttgctgttgactgaagatgacatcacagttgcttagggcCCAGGCAGCAACCAATCACCTGTTTTATGAAGGTAAGCTGTGATTGTtttttacctgagacctgagcaactgtgatgtaattttcactcgacagcaagtgtcaaaatggccgccccctgagatggataaaaacgatggattttgctgcataacccaCACATACATGGGGACAACCTACAAACTCCACACGGGAAGGCTGAAGCCTAGAAACAAACACCAAACCACACAACTCTGAAACAGCTATGCCGCCTCaattaaaatatttgtgttGTACTCAACAGTATGACACAACTGAACTGTAGGGATTCTTATGTATGACCAAAGGAACCTCTTTActacactttgagaatcactagCCTCAATGAAGTTGGGAAACATCTCTAGTTCCTCCTCATTTCACCATATTTCATAACATTTCCTCCTGTTTTCCACTTCAGATTCACCTGCAGATCAATGCTCCCGAGCCTCTCCACTTGTCCaacaggaagaggaggagttTGTCATCAAGAAACGCGAGTCACTGGCGAGGAAGATCCGAGCCCCGAGAGGGGAGGGGATAGCCAGCCTCATGATGTCCCTCACCTCACCACGGGTCGACAGCCTCTCCTGCTCCTCTGACTTCCGCAGCTTGCCCCGCATGGCCACCAGCTCCTCTCTGGACTCAGACGCCAGCTGGAACAGTGTCTCTTACAGGACACTCAGCGCCTCCTCATCCTGTTCACAGGTCAGTTTCAACGAGACATTCTGTCAGCTGACTTTGTCTTCATGGTGTATCTTTTCTTTGATTGTCTTGACTGTTTTACATTGTATAGAAAACAAGCAAGTTATGAGATAAGTCTCCCTTGAGGACAAATAAGTTTTCTAAGACTTTGTCCTATCTATAGGATTTTCCCAGTGACCTTCAGCCCCTGCTGCCCTGTCACTTAAGCGCAAGGGTTATTCCTCAGTGTTCTTCCCCCTCTCATCTCAGCAACCCTCCCTCTCCCCGGAAGTGGGGGCCGACTTGCTCTTGTGATCATGTTGGCCAGTCTCAAAACTGCACCCACTACCGCTCCCCTTCCACTTCAGTAGCAGATGCTGAGTCTCTGGATGGGGCATCAACCCTGTCACGCTGCGGAAGCCATTGTTCCCTCCAGTCTCCGTGTCCCACTGGTGGTGATTGGACTCCCATCAACCAGGAACCAAGTCCTGTTTCCGTGGTTTCTTCTGCTTGCTCCTCCCCTTGTAACTTTGAGTTGGTGTACTCGGAGGATGTCACTTTGTCTTCCTCGCAGAGTCGAACTAGATCATCCAGCACATCCTCCTCCTCATGCCGCAGCATCTCCCTGCGGAAGTCCAAGCGTCCGCCTCCGCCACCTTTACGGTTTGACTCTCTCCGACGCCGAGTAAGCCGCAGCAAGTCATGTCGTACGCCATCCAGCCCCGGTGTGGATCGCAGTCCTTGCTCGTCAACCCAGACCTTGCACGATCCTTGGGTACCTCGGAACCATAGCAAACAACGCCAGAGTGGGATCGACTGTGGCACAGTCACGACTTTCGAACCTTTTGAACAGGCAGGTTCATCCAACAACCTCCCTTCAACTCCTGGCTACACTCTTGGCCTCCTCCATGGTTCTCCAGTCTCAAAAGAGGAGGGACAACTTCAGTGTCTCGCTTCCCCCTCCAGTGGTTACTCCAGCCAGTCCAATCCCTCGCCAACAAGAACTCCCCCAGGAGCCTTCTCTCTTTCCCAAAGCTCCCCTTTCTTCTACCCTTGTGCAACCTCCCTCCCACTGTCTCCCAAGAAGTCGAAACCCCACCCTCCAGAGAGGAGGtcctctctcctctcctccatatcctcctccttttcctccACCTCTTCCTTGTcatcctgctcctcctccaaCTCCTCTGCCCAGCATTCTCACCCCCCTGCCCACTTGCTTccaactcctcctcctccacctcctctgCCACCTTCTCCTCATCACCCACCTCCTCTCCAATATTTATCTCTTCACCCCACACCTCTGTCACCTTCTCTTCCGCCTCCCCCACCTCTGCCACTTTCTCTTCATCCTTGTCCACATCTCCAACTGTCATCTCCTCCTCTTACTCCTCTCAAACCGTCATCTCTTCATCCCACTCCACTGCCACCTTCTACTCTTCGTCCTCACCCTTCTCATTTCACACCTTTATGTCTTACCCCTCCACCTGCTCTCCCACCATCATCTCTTCCTCTTCAGGCGGCTCATCTCCAACCATGTTCTCTTACTCCTTCCTCTCCTCTCCAACGGTCTTCTCTTCATCCCAGTCCTCTTCCACcttcttctcttcctcctcctcctcccctcccACCATCAGATCTTTCTCTTCATCTCACTCCTACCAAATCATCATCCCTACCTCCCACTCCTCGGCCAGCTTCCTCTCTTCCTCCTCACCCCTCTCATTTCCCATCTTCTCTTTATCCTCGAAGTCCCCTCCCATCATCTCTTCCTCTTGAGACCTCTCATCTACCACTatcttctcttcctcctcccacTCCTCTCCAACCGCCAACTCTTCATCTCAGTCCTCTGCCATCTTCTTCTCTTCCACCTCCAACCACTCCTCTGTTAGCATCATATCCTCCTGCtccacctcctcttcctccttgccTACCACCATCATCAACCCCAACACCCCTCCCACCTCCTTTAGCCTCTcgaccccctcctcctccatacTCCCATGCAATCAAGCAGTCCTCCCATCATGCTGTACTGTTTTCGACATCTCCCGGTGTCACCCACCAACCCGCCAGATTACACCTGCCACCAGGCCTTGGCACCCCCCCAAATTACAGTGTAAAAGGTTCAAACCTATTTACCTGCCCTCTAGTGACTGCACAGGCTTTGCGGAGCGTCAAGCTTCGCTCCATTACAAACAAGGAAGTCCAATGCCCAAAGAACCTGATGGCCGATGCCAAGTTTTCTGACACTCCTCAGCTAGATGATACTCTGAGTCTTGATACCCCTGCCCATGCTAATTCAAATCAACAACAACCTGTAATATTGCCTAGCCATTTGGTAGTGTCCAATGATAAGTCTCATATCCACACTGTGACCCAAGATGATCATCTTATAAATGGCCAAATACATCCGGGGGATTCTCACATGTATGCCAGAGATTCACGTGAGGTTGGGAGCTTGAGGAAGAAGCCCGTCCTTCCAAAGAAGCCCAATCTTAGTATTCTGGGGGTGATCGCATCTTCAGAGGCCAGACAAAAGCCAAAAGGAGAGAACTGCAGGGCGTTAATTTCATCTAGCCTTGTAAAGCCACAGTCCATCCCCGAGACCACAGGATGTGTAGTGGGACCCACAGGTAACATCTTGCACAGTGACACCTCATCAAGCAACAAGGGCTGTCATTCCTCGAGCAAGGTTGATGTTTTGTCGTCCTTCGATGGGACCGCTCCTGGACCATGGTGCACTTTAGAGACTTTAACACGTAGCACTTTAGCAGCGCAAATTGTTGCCGGAACATCACTCCAGCAAGAAGTGGAAAGACAATGTCACAGAAGGATGATGAGGTCACTGGGTGAGGATGAGGAAGAAGACGAGGAGCAGAGAAAGACAACCATGATGTTTGCCACCACCAAACATAACAAATCAAGGAAGAAGAGAAGAGCAGTAGGAAGACACCTGCTTATGATGTCATCAAGTAGGGTgtcttcatcctcttcatcatcgtcatcttcatcctcagACGAAGAGGCTGAGTCAGAGACAAGGCAGAGTAGTTTGCGTGATCTGATTGGTCCAAGAAAATGCTCCCTGAGCAGCGTGCTGTCCAGTGACAACCTGCAAGGAGCAGTTTCACTGAGTGACCTCCTCATTGAAGAGCCacaggatgaagaggaggagtttGAGGCCAGAAAGATGGATGCTGGTTGGCGTTCTGATGGTACGGCGGTTCCCGTAGTCATTTTTTGACGCAAACTGATGTCACTAAGCAGCTTCTCTTGTGAATGTGCAGCTGGCTTCTTTACAGGTGGATCGCCGGGACCACGAACAACTGAGGACCTCTTCAGCGTCATCCACAGGTACACactacacacgcacatgcaacaCACGATATGTCCATCAGGTTGACTCATGTGCTTGTTTCCTCCCGCATTAAGCAGTGCATTATGGGAAGGAACGGCTTGATGTGCAGTAAGTGAAGGCAATCAAGTGATAGCCTTAGAAtaggggttctcaaactttttaggTCTGtagtatgtttgttttattggttTATTGATCCCTCTATCCTCCTgaccaccaggaaaaaaaattattgtccaatcatgtttattttgatattcctcaATATTTGTGAAGTAaatggaatactgcaaaagaattttttgaaaaacaaaaagtttttatttttaagatatgatgtgtccactacagaggacattttttaaaacttaaatgttaggctcaaatacagttaaaataattcaaacaatactctaatgtgttcttaagagtcttatagaaaacatgctgacaacatttaaagcctaaatttgttcaataaaacaaaacaaaaaaggtgcttgcactgagggaagccattttcttttataatgcaatcaaaggtagcaagccccacccctacacatttagtatcattggaaagctctgagtgtcctctatagagcacaaaatgagttaattcaatcataagcactgggtgggagatattcaggtttaaaaaggtctaCTAAGAGgaaaaatttgaattgctggtcgtCAGGAAGATAAGTCAGTATACacttttaaaagggaagtcaaccttaaacttttctttacaataatgtgttatGTAATATGAGGCAAtaaccagccatttttatccatatcagggggcggccattttgccacttgctgtcgactgaagatgaaatcaaagttgctcaggtctcaggcaaccaccaatcacagctcacctgttttctgaagctgagctgtgattggttgttgaccagctatgatgtcatcttcagtcgacagcaagtggcaaaatgccgCGTTcaaatattgataaaaacttttattttgctgcttaactcgtattccactaacacaattttaaaccgaataccgtatttagactagtggggctgcatagagcatattattgttaagaaatgttaGGGGGgattgacttctcctttaaaaaaattatacaacATAATttgttgcaaattattttgcacCCATTTTACATCTTATGAAGATCCCCGGACCccaatttgagaaccactgccttAGACGTCAACTTTTTTGCCAACATTCTTCTAGTCAGCTTCCTTCCCTCCTCTCCTCCTACTGTAACAAACGAATGTAAGCACACCATCCAAAAGAAGTGAAAATGTCTTATCTGTCCGTCTATCTCAGATCAAAGCGGAAAATGTTGGGACGAAGAGATTCTTCCAGCCTGACCTCAGCCGACCACCGACCTCGACCAACGCCACAAACCTTTGTAACGCTCAAAGGTAAAAGATCGTCGAAAAGCGAGCGCTTCAAGACACTACTGCTGAGAAAGGGGAGCCGCTTGCAGTCATCTTCCCGTATATCGGCCGTTGAGCGCCTTCGCGTAGCTGCTGCTCCTGTCCATGCCACATACCTGTGTGCGGTAAACACTCACCTGACTCTTGATGTGGCACAAACATGTCCAAACATGGCGATGAGGCAAAGAGGGTCACACTTGCCACTCTTCTCCTTGCCGGTGTTTGTTCGTTCCTCCCTTGCCATGCGGCGTTGCCCGCACGTCGCTCCCTGGTCAGCAAGTCGGCGGTTGACTGCTCGCCATCGTCACTTTGCTGGCCCCATGACTGCAATCTATGAGAGGGAAGGAGAAGAGGAGTAAGATGTACACTACTCACAAGGAGTTTGGTACATTTGGTTTTTGAATGAAATTATAGGATGAGCATATATCATCTAGCAACTGgtactaattaaaacaaaaaaagacctgtTGTGTGCTCTATGTTGCAGAACAACAAACTGTGAAAACAATTATTGGAACATTGAAAGATCAAATTAAATTCACCCATACAGTTTATAATGCATTTTATGTTCATCCTGAAGTTTCACCCGAAAACCAAAAATTCCTTATCCCTAAAGTCTCAGAAGACTGATCATGTTCCATCATTGTTTTACTTATCTTTGTTAAATCCACATGGGATGGGACATGGAATTAGTCGTGTttgagcatcatcatcatcattttctcAAACATGGTTTAGTAAATGCTGCTGCAGTGTAACGTACAGCAATATAAATATGTCATATGTCATGTCATACTATTTTAGATTCATTGTGTGTAAACAACTCGCCTGGGTTTATCATCTGTACTGTAGTCCAGTTGCACCAACTGAACAAGGGTGAAGAATCCTGTGACCATTTTAGCAGCAATAAATCTGGGTTTTGTattaaaaagcaataaatgagaTGAATATGATGGAACAAATCATGCAAAGTGGTAAAAAATGAAGAAGTTAtgtcaaaataatttttaaaaagtgctaAATAAAAGATTTTCAATCATAACGTTCAATTTCTTTCACAAGTTGCATGACAACCACATCAATCAACTAAACagattgaagcctcttttttgcATTGATCTTtcactatctgccaaactgcaACTTACTGTGGTTTGAGTCTGCTGCCCCCATGCAGTGCTTATGTTTCAAATTTGAGCTTGTCAATATGTACACATGTGGCAATGATCAGGAGTTAGTTTTGCAGTGAGTAGATGTGTGGGTGTGGAACACTGCAAAACATAAAGTAcctaacaaaacatttaaaccaAGAACCAAGCATGTGGAGTGCATGCGTTACTCAAAGCTACAGGGAAGGAAGAGAGATGAGAGGAGGGGAGAATTAAATGTCTTTCAATCAAATACaagtcagttgtatttaactttttaggacatttgcatttaatctctaagaactgtttgttttcagcatttattcaagtgcatttttcatttaatttatgtACAATACTTTAAAACTGAATCAATTCTAAAGTGCCCCCCCCCTAAGTATTCAAGGTCAGACTGCATCATAATGTTAGTGGGgggttttttatttcttttttagggTGGTAAATGCGTAAAAAAAGCTTGAGGGACCATTCAAcagcacaaaaatataagtatacaaaatgaccccccTAGGGGATTTCAGAGGCCATTACAAcagaattttagtttcatgctGACACTGATTTGTTTCCTTTTCAGCAGTAGGCCTACTATAAGAAAAGGGGAACTATATTTTGTGCAGAAAATAGTTTCTCCCGTTGTGCCGAgttataaaaatatgaataggtAGTAAAAGATCATTTTTACTGCTGTACactgcatttgtttttaaacgtttcATGAACTAATGagtgcatttttaaaatcaattaacaTTGAAAAGTGGAACAATTCTCTTCAaaattgccttttctttttttaatatcagttCTTGTCATTAGCATGAATTTTGAAGCATTCAAATTCTAGTTTGTTGACACAAAGCACAAGTtgtaaaaaatgacatttttatataGTTATTTCCacttattaaattaaaatgtaattttactcCATAGTCAGCAGAGGTTTTCTCCACTTTTCATATTCAAACATACTCATTCATTGTTCCATTAAACGCTCTTTCCGGAAACTAAGAAAGCACTGAAATTTCTCTTTTGTTCAAAATTTTATTGATGATGacatctggcaaaaaaaaaaagtacataaaaaggttttcaagttattttattttttacataagaAAACAATCTGATAGATGGGCGGAGCTGGTGcggcgctgtgattggtccgtaTAGGTTGTATTGCACGTCGGCCGAACAGGTGCAGGTGAGGGAGCGGCGCCCTCACCCAAACGTTGAAAGGtgatttcttcatttttttccctcctcattCGACTTTGTCCCGTTGCGGAGACAAtttcttttcaaaattttcCCGCTCCGTTCGTCGTGTCGTGTTCGCCCGTGCAGCTTGAACTCTCGTCTCTTCCTCCTCCTAAAGAGGAGGGCTTGGAGgaggagagaggggggggggctcgTCGAGAAGTGGTCCGTCCGTCTCACTCGACTTCATTTGAGAgtgaagatgaggatgaggagggacTAACAGCTTCAGTGCGTGTGTGGAT is a genomic window of Festucalex cinctus isolate MCC-2025b chromosome 2, RoL_Fcin_1.0, whole genome shotgun sequence containing:
- the LOC144014410 gene encoding uncharacterized protein LOC144014410 isoform X9; this translates as MKIHHESDVLFFFKYVLVFHLMEMATLVQDPKKDRPRVTRELKMEQHVLRDGAVNGVASQCWNSGPDEEQDQLLPRRIIPLQPKTEGSLRRRLLTAKIHQHHEAIWGRNAGVAGWPPSGDKKPLPPHLQYPNPWYVQNCSPQARIHTGVPSELHVKPLLAEVHGKHPVQSHQVPRPALTQWRRTSSCPPTPEPRPGYAPPDPSPVRVPSTFKEQEVPLQCSYRASKRRKRKFFSFKKQQLKEATPLLHQAKEDDRWSIHYTTQKPQQGLFFIRAKKQHASAEDLQAYSSVTQHGDSKPTTSLLCTPSPTSFTSPGLCQSEGRVHRRWRDKSRKVRSTFWDFLSQSCFSVCLESSVWRRKSSASSDEEETVILNDTRPLTPLVLNPIDLTTCWDVFACETELGVKAEAIPRLPTPEEKMRQQADAVTAEIVTINVTGQSFDRQASFRKVACNTDSSSRHHRNLSRRMTHVTENPVDVINKQDSPADQCSRASPLVQQEEEEFVIKKRESLARKIRAPRGEGIASLMMSLTSPRVDSLSCSSDFRSLPRMATSSSLDSDASWNSVSYRTLSASSSCSQDFPSDLQPLLPCHLSARVIPQCSSPSHLSNPPSPRKWGPTCSCDHVGQSQNCTHYRSPSTSVADAESLDGASTLSRCGSHCSLQSPCPTGGDWTPINQEPSPVSVVSSACSSPCNFELVYSEDVTLSSSQSRTRSSSTSSSSCRSISLRKSKRPPPPPLRFDSLRRRVSRSKSCRTPSSPGVDRSPCSSTQTLHDPWVPRNHSKQRQSGIDCGTVTTFEPFEQAGSSNNLPSTPGYTLGLLHGSPVSKEEGQLQCLASPSSGYSSQSNPSPTRTPPGAFSLSQSSPFFYPCATSLPLSPKKSKPHPPERRSSLLSSISSSFSSTSSLSSCSSSNSSAQHSHPPAHLLPTPPPPPPLPPSPHHPPPLQYLSLHPTPLSPSLPPPPPLPLSLHPCPHLQLSSPPLTPLKPSSLHPTPLPPSTLRPHPSHFTPLCLTPPPALPPSSLPLQAAHLQPCSLTPSSPLQRSSLHPSPLPPSSLPPPPPLPPSDLSLHLTPTKSSSLPPTPRPASSLPPHPSHFPSSLYPRSPLPSSLPLETSHLPLSSLPPPTPLQPPTLHLSPLPSSSLPPPTTPLLASYPPAPPPLPPCLPPSSTPTPLPPPLASRPPPPPYSHAIKQSSHHAVLFSTSPGVTHQPARLHLPPGLGTPPNYSVKGSNLFTCPLVTAQALRSVKLRSITNKEVQCPKNLMADAKFSDTPQLDDTLSLDTPAHANSNQQQPVILPSHLVVSNDKSHIHTVTQDDHLINGQIHPGDSHMYARDSREVGSLRKKPVLPKKPNLSILGVIASSEARQKPKGENCRALISSSLVKPQSIPETTGCVVGPTGNILHSDTSSSNKGCHSSSKVDVLSSFDGTAPGPWCTLETLTRSTLAAQIVAGTSLQQEVERQCHRRMMRSLGEDEEEDEEQRKTTMMFATTKHNKSRKKRRAVGRHLLMMSSSRVSSSSSSSSSSSSDEEAESETRQSSLRDLIGPRKCSLSSVLSSDNLQGAVSLSDLLIEEPQDEEEEFEARKMDAGWRSDAGFFTGGSPGPRTTEDLFSVIHSALWEGTA